A stretch of DNA from Anaerobacillus isosaccharinicus:
ACCTCAATGTAAAAGTGGAAGCGCCCCACTAAGCCCCGACAAGCAAATGTTCTGAAGCTACTTCTTGAATAATCTTCTTCGCAAGCTTTGCGACGAGTAATCGCAGGAGCAGGGAGAACGATTTTCAAGTTCACGGATCAGTTTTGACCTCGAGGGGCTGGGCGCTGCAACTAGATAATGTAAAAGTGGAAGCGCCCCGCTTAGCCCCTCGAGAGACTGGGCACTGCAACTAGATAATAGAAAAGCACATGGCGCTTATTCCAAATTTAAAACGTTTTCGAAGTTACTTTAAAAAAGTTAAATTATATTCTCATCATATCAAAAACGGAGATTTCTAAACATAAATTACACGTATTTTTCATTAACAAAAACATTATGTAGAAAAACCTGGCTAATCATCTTCAATAAATAGCCAGGTTTTTTAAAAGTACTAGAAAAAAAGACCACTGACAACAGTGGCCTATGCAGACAATACTTTTCTTCCTTTACGACGACGGCGTGCTAATACTTTACGGCCATTCGCAGTAGCCATTCTTGCACGGAAACCGTGTACTTTTTTACGTTTACGATTATTTGGTTGGAAAGTTGGTTTTCCCATTTATTACACCTCCCTGAGGAAATACTCGATTAAGACAGTCTTGTAAATTATAAGGACAATACACCCAAATTGTCAAGTCGTCTTTATAAAAATAATAAAATTTCTAAATTACTTCTAATTTATAGTAGCAATTTTCTACTTCAACTTTTTTAAAATTTACTTCTAAACATTAAGCATAAGAAAATCCTTGAGATCCAGGACTCAAATTTCTACATATTTCGTTATTACCTTCTATATCGTTTTACAACCTCATAATATCGACTCTTAAAATCATGTGGATAACTTTTCCGACATTTTTTTCACTTCTTCCTCACTTATTGACACGTTTCACACAGTATCTTGTGTTGTGGACAACCTTTGAACACAAGGTGTAGTTAGATGTGGATAAGTATCCTAAAACCATTGCACACCAATGGTTTTTCTGATATTATAATTATGTTTTCACCCGTGGATATTCTTTCTGTCCTATTATATTGTCCACACCCTGTGGGTAAAATTGTGGACATTTCCCCTTTGGTGTTTATTGGTTGTCCACAATGTTGTATATAGGCTTGTATTCTACACTATTCTACTATATTATATATATTTCCACATCCTTTGTTGATTTATTTTTATGCAATGTTATTCAATCGGGTTGTACATAAGTTGTACAAGCTGTTTTTTCAAGTATAAAGCTATTAAATAAGGCAAGTTTCTTGTAAAACAAATACTCATACGTAGTAATTTTTTTGAAATTTTGATCAAAAAGTCAGTTTTAACTATAAAGATTTTACTAAAATTCGCGTTTTTCAAGGTTAGGAGGGAGCATTTTGCAAAATATTACTGATTTATGGAATAAGGCGTTAGCGGAAATGGAAGCAAAAGTTAGTAAACCAAGCTTTGATACTTGGTTGAAAGCGACAAAAGCTGAAATGATCCACAATGATACAATAACCATCACTGCTCCTAATGAATTTGCAAGAGATTGGTTAGAAAATCGGTATCTTAAATTTATTTCTGAAACGTTACAAGATATTACTGGGGCTGAACTTAAAGTTAAAATTGTTATTCCTCAGAATATTGAGGAAGATGACGATGAAATTATTGAAAATGTTTCAAAAAAACCAGAAAAAGTTATCAGTAATCATGAAGAAACTCCGAAAAATATGCTAAATCCAAAGTATACGTTTAATACATTTGTTATTGGAGCTGGTAACCGTTTTGCCCATGCAGCTTCGCTTGCAGTAGCAGAAGCACCAGCAAAAGCATACAATCCTTTGTTTATTTATGGTGGAGTTGGGCTAGGAAAAACTCACCTTATGCATGCAATTGGCCATTATGTTATTGAACATAATCCTAATGCAAAGGTTGTTTATTTATCGTCAGAAAAGTTTACAAACGAGTTTATAAACTCGATTCGTGACAACAAGGCTGTGAACTTTCGCAATAAATATCGAAATGTGGACGTGCTTTTAATTGATGATATTCAATTTTTAGCTGGAAAAGAACAAACACAAGAAGAATTTTTTCATACGTTTAATGCATTGCATGATGACAGCAAGCAAATTGTTATTTCAAGTGATCGACCACCTAAGGAGATCCCTACTCTTGAAGACCGACTAAGATCTCGGTTTGAATGGGGTTTAATTACGGATATTACACCTCCAGATTTAGAAACAAGAATTGCTATTTTAAGGAAAAAAGCAAAAGCAGAAAATCTAGATATACCAAATGAAGTTATGCTTTATATTGCTAACCAAATCGATACAAATATTCGTGAATTAGAAGGAGCATTAATTCGTGTAGTAGCCTACTCGTCGCTGATTAACCAGGATATGAATGCTGATCTAGCAGCAGTAGCTCTAAAAGACATTGTTCCTAATTCAAAACCTAAAATAATTACAATAAGTGACATTCAGCGAGTTGTTGGTGATCATTTTAGTATTAAGTTAGACGACTTTAAAGCAAAAAAGCGAACGAAAAGCGTGGCTTTTCCAAGACAAGTTGCTATGTACTTATCAAGAGAACTTACTGAGTTTTCGTTACCGAAAATCGGTAGTGAATTTGGCGGCCGAGATCATACAACTGTCATGCATGCCCATGAAAAGATTACAAAACTCCTTACTTCTGATATGGAATTTCAAAAACAGATTCAAGAAATTAAGGAACAACTTAAAATTTAATCTTTCTTTATTAAACTTGTGAAGGTAATTGCTAAATTGTAATTCAACCTTCTAATTTTTTTGCGGGAAATTGTTAATAACTCCATCTCACTTACGCACAGGTTATCTACATGTGGAAAACTTGGCACGATTGAACAATTTGAGTTTATCCACAAATCAACAGGCCCTATTACTATTATTACTACTTTTTTATTAAAAAAAATAATTAATATAACTTAAAACAATTAGCTTTTTTAAAAAATAATTCGAACAAATTTCAGGAGGTATAAAATGCAATTTGTTATTAATCGAGACTATTTTGTTCATAGCGTTCAACATGTAACGAAAGCAATTTCTTCAAGAACAACAATCCCTATTTTAACGGGAATAAAAATTGTTGCAGATCACGAAGGCGTAACACTAACAGGAAGTGATTCTGATATTTCAATTGAATGCGTTATTCCAATTGAGGAAGATGGCGAACAACTTGTTCAAATTATTGAAGAAGGAAGTATCGTTCTTCAAGCAAAGTTTTTTGCTGAAATTGTCAAGAAGTTACCTGAAGATAAAATTGAGTTAGTCGTTCAAGACCAGTTTGCGACAACATTACGTTCTGGTTCATCAGTATTTAATTTAAATGGCTTAGATCCTGAAGAATACCCACGCTTACCACAAATTGAAGAAGAAAATTTATTTCAAATTCAAAATGATTTGATGAAGAATATTATTCGACAAACAGTATTTGCAGTGTCCACTGCAGAAACACGCCCTATCTTGACAGGTGTAAACTGGCAGGTGGAAAACAAGCAGTTAACCTGTACTGCAACAGATAGTCACCGTTTAGCAATACGAAAAGCAGCTATCGAAACAAATATTGAAAATTTAACTTTTAATAATATTGTTATTCCAGGGAAAAGTTTAACGGAATTAAGTAAAATTATTGATGATAATGACGGTCTTCTTGATATTGTTGTTACAGAAAATCAAATTTTATTTAAATCAAAGAATTTATTATTTTTCTCGAGATTACTTGATGGCAATTATCCAGCAACTAAAAATATGATCCCAGATCATTCAAAAACGGATATATTTTTAGAGACAAAGGGATTTTTACAAGCGATTGAAAGAGCACTTCTACTCTCTCGTGATGGAAAGAATAATGTTGTTAACTTTAAGACGTTAGAAGATGGGATTGTTGAGATTACTTCAGTAACACCTGAAATTGGACGAGTAACTGAGAGAATTAATACGAAACAATTAAATGGCGAAGAATTAAGAATTTCTTTTAACGGGAAAAATATTATTGATGCGTTGAAAATTGTTGATAGTAACGAAATTAAAATTTCATTTACTGGAGCGATGAGCCCATTTTTATTAAGACCTGTTGATAGTGATAAAGCGTTGCATTTATTCTCACCAGTAAGAACCTACTAATTTGATTTAAAGTAAAAAATGCTACCTTACGTTTAATAGCACAAGGTAGCACTTTTACTATAAAAGGGCTAAATGCATTTGTGTTAAACCCTTGAATTTAGTACAATATAATTTAAGGGTAAAATACGAACGTATCGTTTTTAAGAATTTTTACTAGTTGTTTCCTCCAAAATATGGAAAGAAGGTGTAGCAGTGGAAACTAACGTAAATGTTTCAACAGAGTTTATTACATTAGGTCAATTTTTAAAAGAAGTAGGAATTATCGATACAGGTGGGATGGCTAAGTGGTTTTTAAGCGAACATGAAGTTTACTTAAATAATGAGCTTGAAAACAGGAGAGGAAAAAAGCTATATAACGACGATGTTATTTCTATACCTTCACATGGTACATATCGGATCATTTCCACTATCTAAATTTTTATATAACAAAACAAGCTAAAAAATACTCTTTTTAGAGAATCTTTTACCGTAAAGTTTAAAGGTTTATGGCGGAATATAGCTAAGCGGGCGCTCTGCGCTTTAATAAAAAGATAAAAATTATAAACTTTTCAAATTTAAAAGTTGTCTAGCTCCGAGCGCCAGCGGCTCGAGGTCAAATAACCTGCCAGGTAAAAAAGTGAAAAAGCACACTTTTTTACTGTCAGAACATTTGCTTGTCGCCGCTAAGCGGGCGCTCTGCGCTTTTCTTAAGTGGGGGAAAGTTTTGTATATTAACGATCTTACTTTAACTAATTATCGTAACTATAAAAAAGAGCATGTAACTTTTGAAAATAATGTGAATGTTATTTTAGGGGAAAATGCTCAAGGAAAAACGAATGTGATGGAAGCGATTTACGTACTTGGTTTAGCGAAATCACATCGTACGACCCGTGACAGAGAACTTATATACTGGGACGAAGAATATGCTAAAATAGAAGGTAGTGTCAAAAAGCGCACTGGTCCTTTAACGTTGGAAGTTATTATTTCAACAAAAGGAAAAAAAGTTAAATTAAATCGTTTAGAACAACGAAAATTAAGTGAATACATCGGTGCTTTAAATATTGTGATGTTTGCTCCTGAAGATCTAAATCTTGTAAAAGGAAGCCCACAGGTGCGGCGCCGTTTTATAGATATGGAAATTGGGCAAATTAATCCAATTTACCTTTATAATTTGTCTCTATTCCAAAAAATATTACAACAAAGAAATCATTTGTTAAAAGATTTACAAAGAAAAAAAGCAGATAACGGCTTACTAGATATATTAACTTTTCAACTCATAGAACAAGCAGCAAAAGTGATGCTTAAACGCTATGAGTTTATTGAGATGTTAGAACGTTGGGCAAAACCAATTCACCATGATATTAGTAGGGGTTTAGAAAATCTAGCTATTGAATATAAACCATCTATAAAGGTATCAGAAGCATCAGAATTGTCGAAAATAGAAGAAGTGTTAGAAGAAAATTTTGTTAAAATGAAAATAAAAGAAATTGAACGAGGAACCTCCTTGATCGGCCCTCATCGAGATGATCTCTTATTTTATGTCAATGATCGTGATGTCCAAACATTTGGATCTCAAGGACAACAAAGAACAACAGCCCTTTCTTTAAAAATGGCTGAATTAGAGCTAATCTATGACAAACTTGGTGAATATCCCATTCTTTTACTCGATGATGTGCTTTCAGAATTAGATGATTTTCGTCAATCTCATTTGTTAAATACAATTCAAGGTAAAGTCCAAACGTTTGTTACAACTACTAGTGTAGATGGAATTGATCATCAAACGCTAAAAGATGCTTCAACATATTTGGTGGAAAAAGGGAATATCCAAAAGTTGAAATGAGGTGTGTAGGTGTTTATTCATTTAGGAGGAGACACTGTAATTCGTTCCAAAGATGTTATTGCCATTTTAGATCGCCAAGTTAAAGAAACGTCAGAATGTACGGGAGAATTCCTAGAATTTTTTCAAAAAGAAGATAAAGTAGAAGAAATAGCTAAGGATATGACAAAATCTATCGTGATAACAGCAGATAAAGTCTATTTATCCCCTATTTCCTCTTCAACATTAAAAAGAAGAGCGCTTTTTGTTTCAGATATAGATGATATTTAATAATGTAAAATGCAAAATGTAAAGTGTAGAATGTTGAAAGCAAGGCTGCACAGCTAAACCTTCAATAATTTTACATTCTACATTCTACATTCTACATTTCATTTTAAGAAGTGGGTGAAGATATTGACAATTGAACAACAATCGCAAAGTTATGATGAAAGTCAAATACAGGTCTTAGAGGGTTTAGAAGCAGTTCGAAAACGACCGGGGATGTATATAGGTTCAACAAGTAGTCGAGGACTTCATCACTTAGTCTGGGAAATCGTTGATAACAGTATTGATGAAGCACTAGCAGGTCATTGTGATACAATCTCTGTAACAATTGAAGAAAATAATAGTATTACAGTCGTAGATAATGGCCGTGGTATTCCAGTCGGTATTCATGAAAAAATGGGACGTCCAGCTGTTGAAGTTATCATGACAGTACTCCATGCCGGTGGTAAGTTCGGTGGTGGTGGTTATAAAGTATCTGGTGGACTTCATGGTGTAGGTGCATCAGTTGTTAATGCTTTATCTAGCAAATTAGAAGTTGAAGTTCATAGAGAAGGAAAAATCCACTATCAAGAGTTCCAACGTGGTGTTCCACAAGCAGATTTAGCTATTATCGGTGAAACCCAAAAGCGTGGGACAACTGTTCGCTTTCAACCAGATACAGAAATTTTTACGGAAACAATCGTTTATGAATTTGATATATTAGCAACACGTCTACGAGAATTAGCTTTTTTAAATAGAGGGTTAACAATTATTATCGAAGACAAGCGCGAAAATGGTAAGAAAAAGGAATACTTCTACGAAGGTGGAATTGCCTCGTTTGTTGAGCATTTAAACCGAACGCGTGAAGCGCTACATGAACCACCAATTTTTATTGAAGCTGAAAAAGAAGGTTTACATGTTGAAGTAGCTATTCAATACAATGACAGCTATACGAGTAATATCTATTCTTTTGCTAATAACATAAATACCCACGAAGGTGGAACCCATGAATCTGGTTTTAAAACGGGTTTAACTCGTGTCATTAATGATTATGCTAGAAAAAATAATCTGTTTAAAGATAACGATGCAAACTTAACAGGCGATGATGTTCGCGAAGGATTAACTGCGATTATCTCAGTAAAAATACCAGAACCTCAGTTTGAAGGACAAACAAAAACAAAATTAGGAAACAGTGAAGCACGTACGATTACTGATTCAGTTTTTAGCGAATGCTTTGCGAAGTTTTTGGGAGAAAATCCCGCTGTTGCAAAAAAGATCGTTGAAAAAGGTGTTATGGCATCAAGAGCAAGGGAAGCAGCTAAGAAAGCAAGGGAATTAACGAGACGTAAAAGCGCGTTAGAAGTAAGTTCATTGCCTGGTAAGCTTGCAGACTGCTCTTCTAAAGATGCTTCAATTAGTGAAATTTATATCGTTGAGGGAGATTCTGCTGGTGGTTCGGCAAAACAAGGGCGTGACCGTCACTTCCAAGCAATTTTACCTTTAAGAGGTAAAATTATTAATGTTGAGAAAGCTCGCCTCGATAAAATTTTATCCAATACAGAAATCCGAGCGATTATTACGGCTCTTGGTACGGGTATTGGCGAAGACTTTGATATCACAAAAGCTCGTTACCATAAAACAATCATCATGACCGATGCTGACGTTGATGGCGCGCATATTCGCACGCTGATTCTGACGTTCTTCTACCGTTATATGAAACCATTATTGGAAAATGGATATATTTATATTGCTCAGCCACCGTTATATAAAGTTCAACAAGGTAAAAAAATTGAATATGCCTATAACGAAAAAGAGTTAAACGAAGTCTTTTCACAAATGGCTGAAAACCCAAAGCCGAATGTTCAGCGTTACAAAGGTTTAGGAGAAATGAATCCAACACAGCTTTGGGAAACGACAATGGACCCGAGTACAAGAACTTTACTACAAGTAACATTAGAAGATGCGATAAAAGCCGATGAAACGTTTGAAACGTTAATGGGAGATAAAGTTGAACCACGCCGTGAGTTCATTCAAGAAAATGCAATTTATGTGAAGAACTTAGATATTTAGTGAATGTAGAATTGAAAATGTACAATGTAAACTTGTTAAGTTAGCTCTATGAACAATTTACTCAACTATTTTATATTCTAAAATGTTCGTTTACTCCATCCAATTAGAAACATCTAGTAAATTAGAATTTTGATTAACTTTTAGTGGCTACTAAGCGTCACTATTATCAATTTTACATTCTAAATTCTACATTTTACATTGAAGTTTGTTGGATAAAGGGAATTGGAGGTAAGACTAGATGGCAGATCAATCTAGAGTTAAAGAGATAAACATTAGTCACGAAATGAAAACTTCGTTTATGGATTATGCAATGAGTGTAATCGTAAGTCGTGCACTTCCTGATGTTCGTGATGGTTTAAAACCAGTACATCGTCGTATTTTATATGCGATGAATGAATTAGGAATGACTTCTGACAAAGCTTATAAGAAGTCTGCACGTATCGTTGGTGAAGTAATTGGTAAGTATCACCCCCATGGTGATTCTGCAGTTTACGAAACAATGGTAAGGATGGCACAAGATTTTAGTTATCGTTATATGTTAGTTGATGGTCACGGGAATTTCGGTTCTGTTGATGGGGATTCTGCTGCAGCTATGCGTTATACCGAGGCAAGAATGTCAAAAATATCAATGGAATTAGTCCGCGACATTAATAAAGACACAATCGACTATCAAGATAATTATGATGGTTCGGAACGTGAGCCTAAGGTATTACCTGCTAGATTCCCGAACCTTCTAGTTAACGGAGCATCCGGGATCGCAGTTGGAATGGCTACAAACATCCCACCACATCAGTTGGGTGAAGTTATTGATGGAGTCTTAGCAGTAAGTCATAATCCAGATATAACATTACCAGAATTAATGGAAGTTATTCCTGGACCAGATTTTCCTACTGGTGCTGAAATTGTCGGTATTTCAGGGATTCGCCGTGCATATCAAACTGGTAGAGGTTCAATTGTTTTAAGAGCTAAAGCTAGTATTGAAGAGATGAGCGGCGGAAAACAACGAATTGTTGTTTCGGAAATTCCTTATCAAGTAAATAAAGCAAGACTTATTGAAAAAATTGCCGAGTTAGTAAGGGAAAAGAAAATTGATGGTATTACTGATTTACGTGATGAGTCAGATCGTACTGGTATGCGTATCGCTATTGAATTACGTCGTGATGTAAACGCAAATGTTCTTTTAAACAACCTCTACAAACAAACAGCAATGCAAACTAGTTTTGGTATTAACTTACTTGCTTTAGTAGATGGACAACCTAAAGTGTTAAATTTAAAAGAATGCCTAGAATACTATCTAGAGCATCAGAAGGTAGTTATTAAGCGTCGTACAGCATTTGAATTAAGAAAAGCCGAAGCAAGAGCACATATTTTAGAAGGTTTAAGAATAGCGCTTGATCACTTAGACGCAGTTATTGCATTAATCCGTGCTTCACAAACGACTGATATTGCAAGAACTGGTTTAATGGAACAATTCTCTCTTAGTTTTGAACAAGCTCAAGCAATACTAGAAATGCGCCTTCAGCGCTTAACTGGTTTAGAGCGTGACAAGATTGAAAATGAATATGCAGAGCTAGTTGCAAGAATTGCTGAGTTAAAAGCAATTTTAGCTGACGAAGAAAAAGTTTTAGAGATTATTCGTCAGGAGCTATTAGAAGTTAAAGAAAGATTTAATGATGAAAGAAAAACCATCATTTCGATTGATGAAGATAGCTTTGAAGATGAAGATCTTATCCCAAGAACAAATATTATCATCACCCTAACTCATAATGGCTACATTAAACGCCTACCGATCTCAACTTATCGAAGCCAAAAAAGAGGTGGACGTGGTATCCAAGGGATGGGAACGAATGATGATGACTTTGTTGAACATCTATTTACAACTTGTACCCACCATACGTTGTTGTTCTTCACGAACAAAGGTAAAGTGTACCGTCTAAAAGGGTATGAGATTCCTGAACTAGGTAGAACTGCAAAGGGTATTCCAATTATTAATTTACTGCAAATAGAACCTGGAGAATATATTAGTACCGTTATACCGATTGAAGAATTTAATAATAATTATTTGATCTTCATGACAAAGCATGGGATTACGAAGCGAACTGAACTTAGTTCATTTGCTAATATTCGTAAGGGCGGACTATTTGCTATAAATTTACGTGATGATGATGAGCTACATGGAGTTCGTTTAACTGATGGTGATAAAGAAATCATTATTGGTACGAAAAAAGGAATGGCCATCCACTTCCACGAAAGTGATGTTCGTTTAATGGGCAGAACAGCTGGTGGTGTGAGAGGGATTTCACTATCTAAAGACGACCAAGTTGTTGGAATGGATATTGTTGAAGAAGGATTTGATGTTTTAACTGTAACTGAAAAAGGTTATGGGAAGAAAACTCCTATTGAAGAATATCGTATCCAAAATCGTGGTGGTAAAGGAATCAGAACGTGTAATATTACTGACAAAAATGGTAGTGTAGTATCTCTACGTATCGTTTCTGATGAACATGATCTAATGATTATTTCTGTTAATGGGGTTATTATTCGCTTACATGTACAAGATATCTCAAGAACAGGAAGAAATACACAAGGTGTTCGTTTAATCAGAATAGGTGAAGGTGAAGGTGTAGCAACTGTTGCTAAAGTAGATATTGATGAAGATGCAATTGAAGCTGAGCTTGAAGGTCAAGATGAGGAAATAGTTGAAAATCAAGAACCTACTGTTGAAGATCTATCAGATAGCGAAGAATAAAGCCACTATTATATAACGATTAGCTTTTTATGTTAAAGGCTTACCAACACAAACTTTGTGAGGTAAGTCTTTTATTTTTATCGAAGAAAATATCAACTGTGATATAATGGGAGATATTGAAAAAGTTATTGGTTTTGGGGGAAGGCTACTATGAAGGTTAAACCAAATCAGCTCCAAGAAGGATGTATTTTAGCAAAAGATGTAGAGAGTAATTCAAATCAAGCATTAATGCGAAAAAAAACAGTACTATATGAAGATTACATAAATGTTTTAAAAGTCTTTTTAGTTGAAGCTGTTGAAGTTGAAGCCACTCTTATTGATGGAAAACCCTTTATGCCAAAAGAGGTTCTAGATGAAGACGAAAAACCTAGCAAAGTCGATTCTGAAAACAAATCATTTATGGATCTATACTTACAAGCAGTGCAGACATACAAAAAATTATTTCAAAGCTGGCAAGCAGGATCAAAAGTAGATATATTAATTATTCGAAAAACCCTTCTATCGCTTTTGGAAAAACTAGATCAATATCCTGAAGAAATTATTTCAATTCATCATTACGCAACGAAACAGGATTATATTTTCCATCATGCAGTTTCAGTTGGTGTCCTTTCTGCGTACTTAGGAAGAAAACAAAATTATACTAAAGCTGAAGAAATCCAAGTCGGGATTGCTGGGATGATGGCTGACAGTGGTATGGCAAAAATCCCAAATAGTATCTTAAATAAAAATGGATCGCTTAGTAGTCTTGAATTTGATGAAATGAAGAACCATGCTACATATAGTTATCAAATGATTAAAGATATCCATGGTATCACTGATGGCGTTTTATTAGGGGTATTACAGCACCATGAACGTGATGATGGTAGTGGTTATCCAATGGGAGTATCCTCTCAAAAATTACATAAATTTAGCAGAGTAATTGCAGTTATAGACGTTTTTCATGCAATGACCTCAGAACGATACTATAAACAAAAACAATCACCATATAAGGTCATTGAATTAATTGTTAAAGATAATTTTGGGAAATTTGATATTAAGGTTGTTCAAACTCTTGCAAACTTAATTGCTTACTTTTCTGTTGGGTCAAAAGTTAGACTAAATAATGGTGATCTTGGCGAAGTTGTTTTCCTTGAGCCACATGCGCCGGTCCGCCCGATGATTAAAATTGAACCTAGTGGTGAATTTATTAAACTAGCCACTCGAAGTGATCTATATATAGAAGAAATAATTAAATAGTTCAAAGTTGAGTTAGGTATCATACTTGTATCAAGTATAAGAACCTAACTCTTTTTATCTCTTTAGTTAATAATTTTTTAATAGCAATAAAGAAAGTTTGCAGTAAGGTTTTAATTTATTATGTTAAAATAAAACTATTGCATTATAGTAAATGGTGTGATAAAGTATTATTTACGGTTAACAAAGCCTATTTCGATTTCGATTTCGAAAAAAGTATGTTGACTTGAGAAGTTTAAAATGATATACTAATTAAGTTGCTGATTTTGAGTGACGTCAAAAACTCTTTTTCTTTTTAAAAAAAGTAATTGACTTAAATAAATTATCGTGATATAATTTATTTCTCGTCACATGTTTTGATTGAGGTTAATGATATTGTTCTTTGAAAACTGAACACACAGCCAAGCGAATTAAAGAGATAGTAATATCTCGTCAATGTAAGAAATTTTTATTGAGCTTTTGTCAAACACTTTTATGGAGAGTTTGATCCTGGCTCAGGACGAACGCTGGCGGCGTGCCTAATACATGCAAGTCGAGCGGAGATTTAAAAGCTTGCTTTTAAATCTTAGCGGCGGACGGGTGAGTAACACGTGGGCAACCTGCCCTGTAGACTGGGATAACTTCGGGAAACCGAAGCTAATACCGGATAATCTTTAGCATCACATGGTGCAAAAGTAAAAGTTGGGTTTTACCTAACACTACAGGATGGGCCCGCGGCGCATTAGCTAGTTGGTAAGGTAACGGCTTACCAAGGCGACGATGCGTAGCCGACCTGAGAGGGTGATCGGCCACACTGGGACTGAGACACGGCCCAGACTCCTACGGGAGGCAGCAGTAGGGAATCTTCCGCAATGGACGAAAGTCTGACGGAGCAACGCCGCGTGAACGATGAAGGCCTTCGGGTCGTAAAGTTCTGTTGTTAGGGAAGAACAAGTACCGTTCGAATAGGGCGGTACCTTGACGGTACCTAACCAGAAAGCCACGGCTAACTACGTGCCAGCAGCCGCGGTAATACGTAGGTGGCAAGCGTTGTCCGGAATTATTGGGCGTAAAGCGCGCGCAGGCGGTCTCTTAAGTCTGATGTGAAAGCCCACGGCTCAACCGTGGAGGGTCATTGGAAACTGGGAGACTTGAGTGCAGAAGAGGAGAGTGGAATTCCATGTGTAGCGGTGAAATGCGTAGATATATGGAGGAACACCAGTGGCGAAGGCGACTCTCTGGTCTGTAACTGACGCTGAGGCGCGAAAGCGTGGGG
This window harbors:
- the gyrB gene encoding DNA topoisomerase (ATP-hydrolyzing) subunit B; translated protein: MEQQSQSYDESQIQVLEGLEAVRKRPGMYIGSTSSRGLHHLVWEIVDNSIDEALAGHCDTISVTIEENNSITVVDNGRGIPVGIHEKMGRPAVEVIMTVLHAGGKFGGGGYKVSGGLHGVGASVVNALSSKLEVEVHREGKIHYQEFQRGVPQADLAIIGETQKRGTTVRFQPDTEIFTETIVYEFDILATRLRELAFLNRGLTIIIEDKRENGKKKEYFYEGGIASFVEHLNRTREALHEPPIFIEAEKEGLHVEVAIQYNDSYTSNIYSFANNINTHEGGTHESGFKTGLTRVINDYARKNNLFKDNDANLTGDDVREGLTAIISVKIPEPQFEGQTKTKLGNSEARTITDSVFSECFAKFLGENPAVAKKIVEKGVMASRAREAAKKARELTRRKSALEVSSLPGKLADCSSKDASISEIYIVEGDSAGGSAKQGRDRHFQAILPLRGKIINVEKARLDKILSNTEIRAIITALGTGIGEDFDITKARYHKTIIMTDADVDGAHIRTLILTFFYRYMKPLLENGYIYIAQPPLYKVQQGKKIEYAYNEKELNEVFSQMAENPKPNVQRYKGLGEMNPTQLWETTMDPSTRTLLQVTLEDAIKADETFETLMGDKVEPRREFIQENAIYVKNLDI
- the gyrA gene encoding DNA gyrase subunit A, with product MADQSRVKEINISHEMKTSFMDYAMSVIVSRALPDVRDGLKPVHRRILYAMNELGMTSDKAYKKSARIVGEVIGKYHPHGDSAVYETMVRMAQDFSYRYMLVDGHGNFGSVDGDSAAAMRYTEARMSKISMELVRDINKDTIDYQDNYDGSEREPKVLPARFPNLLVNGASGIAVGMATNIPPHQLGEVIDGVLAVSHNPDITLPELMEVIPGPDFPTGAEIVGISGIRRAYQTGRGSIVLRAKASIEEMSGGKQRIVVSEIPYQVNKARLIEKIAELVREKKIDGITDLRDESDRTGMRIAIELRRDVNANVLLNNLYKQTAMQTSFGINLLALVDGQPKVLNLKECLEYYLEHQKVVIKRRTAFELRKAEARAHILEGLRIALDHLDAVIALIRASQTTDIARTGLMEQFSLSFEQAQAILEMRLQRLTGLERDKIENEYAELVARIAELKAILADEEKVLEIIRQELLEVKERFNDERKTIISIDEDSFEDEDLIPRTNIIITLTHNGYIKRLPISTYRSQKRGGRGIQGMGTNDDDFVEHLFTTCTHHTLLFFTNKGKVYRLKGYEIPELGRTAKGIPIINLLQIEPGEYISTVIPIEEFNNNYLIFMTKHGITKRTELSSFANIRKGGLFAINLRDDDELHGVRLTDGDKEIIIGTKKGMAIHFHESDVRLMGRTAGGVRGISLSKDDQVVGMDIVEEGFDVLTVTEKGYGKKTPIEEYRIQNRGGKGIRTCNITDKNGSVVSLRIVSDEHDLMIISVNGVIIRLHVQDISRTGRNTQGVRLIRIGEGEGVATVAKVDIDEDAIEAELEGQDEEIVENQEPTVEDLSDSEE
- a CDS encoding HD-GYP domain-containing protein, which gives rise to MKVKPNQLQEGCILAKDVESNSNQALMRKKTVLYEDYINVLKVFLVEAVEVEATLIDGKPFMPKEVLDEDEKPSKVDSENKSFMDLYLQAVQTYKKLFQSWQAGSKVDILIIRKTLLSLLEKLDQYPEEIISIHHYATKQDYIFHHAVSVGVLSAYLGRKQNYTKAEEIQVGIAGMMADSGMAKIPNSILNKNGSLSSLEFDEMKNHATYSYQMIKDIHGITDGVLLGVLQHHERDDGSGYPMGVSSQKLHKFSRVIAVIDVFHAMTSERYYKQKQSPYKVIELIVKDNFGKFDIKVVQTLANLIAYFSVGSKVRLNNGDLGEVVFLEPHAPVRPMIKIEPSGEFIKLATRSDLYIEEIIK